Genomic window (Nitrospiria bacterium):
GGAAATCGCAAAGGAATTTAAACTGGGAGGATATTCAGGGGTAAGTAGTACAATTAGAAGGATGAGGAAGGAGTTAGAGAAAGGAGGAAAGGTCCTCCAAAAATACGGGGCAATTAAAAAGGTTCTCGAAGGTTGAGCCAAGACGAGATTTGACCCCTTCCTTTTTGACCCCTTCCTTGACCCCTTCCTTGTAAATTTTAAAAAACAGGGTGGATACACTGCCTTAAATTTTGCAGAAGCAAATGGGAACACGGAAATTATTCAATTGCTCAAAAATGTAGGTGCAAAGTAAAAAAGTAAATTAACTTAATCCTTTGGAATGAAAAATAATTTAATGGAAATTTCCCTTTTTTGACCATTATTTTACTTGTTATTCAAGCAAATTACAGTTTACCTATTTCTACTGATAATCGGTGGATGATAACAGGCATTTGTTTGGCGTCGTAAGGCCCCACACTCCACACTTTGCCACGCTTTTGTTGGAAGACGGCTACGACATCAGGACTGTGCAGAAACTGCTGGGATACAGAGATGTAAGCACGACCATGATCTATACACACGTTTTAAATCGAAGAGGCCGTGGAGTTTACAGCCCCGTTGATCGACTAGGGTTATAGAAAAATTCAGCCTGGCTCATCGGAAATAGGCAGCGGGCCGATAGTGGAATAGGCCGCCCAGCCGGCGGTGTTTTATGGTGATAGGCGATTGACAAGATTCTCGTAAGCATGAGATATTACACATAATCCTAGTCTAAAACGATGAGAGAGTTGTCTGAGATAGGCCGCCGAGATTAGCGAGCCTGTCGCAGCTCACTTAATAGTTAGCGGGCCGGGGTCGGACCAAGGTAATGGATTGAAAAATTTATAAAAAAGACGAATAATAGAGGCGAAATTTGCCTTAAACAGGTCTTTTTGGGGTTAAAAAGAGTGCTCTAAGGAATCTGTCTTTATGGCCAGAGCCAACCGACATTATATCCTTCACTGTGTCTGGCACATCACCCACCGGTGCCATAAAAAAGAATTTCTTCTCAAATTTGACAAGGATAAAAAATGCTGGATCTGCTGGCTGTCTGAAGCAAAGAGACGATACGGTCTTCGGGTTCTCAATTATGTTGTCACCTCGAACCACATCCATCTGTTGGTTTTAGATAGCGGAGAAGACGTCATTCGAACCAGCCTCCAGCTCATTGCCGGTCAAACTGCCCAAGAATTTAATCAACGAAAAAAGCGCAAGGGAGCATTCTGGGAGGATCGCTATCATGCAACTGCAGTGGATAGCGAAGCGCATTTAGAACGGTGCATGATTTACATGGACCTGAACATGGTCCGTGCGTGGGTAGTCAGTGATCCGGTGGATTGGCCCTATGGGGGATATCGGGAAATCCAGAATCCTCCCATCCGTTACGGCAGGATTGATCGTGAAGCTTTGATGCAGTTGTGCGGAATTGCTGATGAAGAAAAACTCAAGAAGACCCATCGGCAATGGATAGAAGAGGGGTTGAAAAAGAGTAGCGGGAAACGGGAGGGCTGTTGGACGGAGAGTGTAGCAATGGGAAATGAAAAATTTGTGAGGAAGATTCAGGAACAGTTGGGGTACCGTGGGAAAGGAAGGAGGATACAAGAAGGTGAAGTAGGTTCTGAAATTCGGGAGTCGGTTTCCTCTTACAGCCCTCTTTTTGGGGGTGAAAAGAGTGTTCTAAGCTCCGAAAACGCCTATTTTTTTGATGCTTAATCTTTCATATCAAACATTTAGCTTGGTCCGACCCCGAACGAAACCCCGAACGAGAACGATCTAATCATAGTTAGGGCTCTTTAGGGAAAGCGAATGGAACATTCAGAGTTTGTGCAAAACTGGAATGCCGGAAAACTCGACGTCGATGTCGACCGTTCGAAAGCGCTTCAAGTTGCCGGTTCCAAGATGCTTCCGAAGCGCTATCAAGCCGCGCACATGTTTTGGAGTTGGGTCTGGATGTTTTCTATTCCAGCTGCTTTGGCAGTCATGTACTTCTATACGTGGTGGGCTGGTCTTATAGTTTTAGTTCTAGTAACTCCTGTTCTTTCAAGATCAACCAAAAAATCTGCCATGCAATTCATGATCGACTATTCAGTTGAAAATCCAGAGTTTTATCGGTTTGCAGTTTCCGAGGGCGTTATTCGTGTCCGGCCAAAGCCCTAACTGTGTTTTCAACCGGACGCGGTGTGACAGCGGCGTAATGTTTATCGTTCGTCCCCCGCGCCGGTTAAAACGGCGTTAGCTGCGAGTGCAAGGAAATGGACATTCCTGAACGGAAATTGACACTACGTGATGAAACCCTGGAGGACCAGCTTCTCCCGCTTCTGCGGGACCGGGTCTTTCACGTTACCTCGATGTCGAGATTCCAGGCAATTAGGGAGAGTGGCTGTATCAAGTCAAATCGTGATAGGAGCCTCAGAGATACCTTTGCACAGTCCAAGATCAGTTTGGGCCGTAGTAAAGGTTGGGTGTGTCTCTTTGATCTTCGCAACCAAACTCCTGAAGCCATCCAGCGTGGCCTAGAGTGTTTATATTTCCTTGCGCCCCGCCAGCTCGGCGACCACATCGCCTTTTTGCTTTTGCATTCAACTGCGTACAACCAACTCGTAACCTGGGCGGATATTGCAATGAATACGGATCTAACGGCGTTCCGCATTCCGCGTGTGGAATGCTGGTTTCCCGATGACCTTCCCATTACTCTGTTAGAGGAGGCTTTACTTATACAGATTGTAAGACGTCCGCTTGATCCTAACGGACCGACAGCTGCCATTTTGAGAATCCACGGGCGGCACAACAGCTAACACCGCGCTTGAGCGCATCGGCTAGCAGCTTGGCTGATGGAAAGAACTTTGGATTTCGAAACGGATTCGCTGGGCGAAGCCAGCGGTTCTTTTCCGCTCGCCTCGCGCTCAGCTTAATCGTTATGTGTCCCAAGAGTGACGCTGGAGCCATGAACACTTCCGTCGACCAACAGCTGCTTCTGGAATTCTTTCTTGTGTTTTCCCGGTTCGAGTACGCTCTGAAGGCTAGTGGCTTTCACAAACGCCATCCGCCGAACCCGCCGCACTATCCGAGAGCGGAACCAGATTGGGATTGCTTCGCAGCCAGATTGCGGGATAAGTTCGATCCAAATTCCACGATTAAGCTTAAGCAAGCCTGCGAGTACCTCCTCGATTCGCCCCCAAATCAACAAGTCATACTGCAAGACGCCGTCGCTTGGGAAACGCCGGTCCGTCCCAACGGTGAGGGCGACATTCAATTCTTGCTACGAATGGTCCGGTGCGTTCGAAACAACCTGTTCCATGGCGGAAAGTTCAACATCGACGTCCATGAAGATACGGCGCGGACCGAAGCGCTCCTAAGAAGTTCCTTGACAGTCCTTGCCGGGTGTCTGGAGATTGCTCCTCCTCAACAACAAGCGGCATACAAAGATGCGCGGCTTTGAGTATGTCTGGGCAGATCGGCCCGAAGTGACACATAGCAAGCCGATCGACAGCGACCGGTCAAAGCGCTGCGAGCTTTGACCAGCGTGTCATCGGCAGCGTTATGCGTAAAAAGTGATTGACATACCATAAATAGTATATATACTATTTATGGTATGTGGGCTATATATGAACATAGGCGCGTTTCCAAACAACTCAATTCAATACCAAACGATGTACTAAAAAGGTATGAAAAATGGAAGGATATCGTGACCATCTCCGGTCCTCAGGGATTACTTAAAATCAAAGGGTTACGTGATGAATCATTAAGGGGAGAGTGGAAAGGTCATAGATCATCCCGTTTAAATCAACAATATAGAGTTATTTATAAAGTCGAGAAGGATAAGGTTCTCGTGGAAGTTGTAAGTGTCACGCCTCACGATTATCGGAGGAAATAGCATGAAAGATTATTCCAAAGCCAAAAAACGCATAGATGTCTCCGTAGGAGAATCGGTTAGAATCATGCGTGAGCTACAGGAACTCAGCCAAAATGAACTGGCCGAGTTAACAGGCATTCCACAGTCAACAATTTCCGCTATTGAAAATGATCGTGTTCAACTTGGGATTGAGAGAGCCAAGGTATTAGCCAGAGCACTTAATTGCCATCCAGCTGTGCTTGTATTCCCTGGATGGGATGTCGAACATGAATCAGCCGCATAACAACTGCATTGAGTACGCCCTCCCAAAGGTTGGGCTAGGACCTCGCATTCGCTCGGCCTCTCATGCGGAACGTTATAGATGTTACATTTGGCACTCCTCAACAATTTCGGCTCTCCGAAACTACATAGCAGGTGTATTCGATTTGTCGTACAATTTCCATAAGACGGGTCGCAACCGTTGTTCGAACCGAATGGATTTTGATCCATTGATATTCACCCACCTTGCTTCCCTATAGGCCGGTGTGATTACGGCGGGCTGTGCGGTTGGAAGAACCCTGCACCATGACGGGTTCTTCGAACCGATAGGAATTGAGTCCATTTTGTATTCGCCCGCCTTGACTCCCCAGCTTGCTGCTGGTCATGGTACACACTTGACTCAGGGGATACGAGAATCTCAGAGGAGGAAATCCCCCTCTTAAGATAAGAGGGGGATGGGGGTTCTTCAAATTTTAAATTCTGGATTCCTGCCTGCCGGCAGGCGGGCCCGATAAAAACATTCGGGAATGACGAACTGGATTTTGCAGGAACCTCTAATACTTCAAAGGCTTCAACCACAGAATGACTTTTCCTTGACCCTTGCCCTGTATGGACCTTAAACACTTTTTAACAATTTTTACCCACTCGATTTCACGAAGACCCAGAATAAAAAGATCTAATGTTTTTCAGATTGGTATTTGACCCAAGAGAACGGTTTACCTTTCAATGTTTTATCCAACCCGAAAAAAAGGAAGAGGGCAAATCCGGCGCTCTATGGTCTCCCTGGCCCTCCCGGTGGTTTTAAGCAGTTTCCTTCAACGATCGGTTAGCGTTATTGATATTTTTTTGGTAGGAGGGCTCGGTGCCTCTGCCATTGCCGCCGTGGGGATTAGCCAGCTGATGGTTTTTTTTGCGATGGCTGCGATCTGGGGTTTATCCCTCGGGACAACGGTGGTGGCCCAAGCATGGGGAGCCAAAGATTTTCAGATGGCAAGACAGGCTGCATTCCAATCTATGGTGATCGGAATCGGAATGGGTTTGGTTATCGGTTTTTCCGGTTTTTGGGGCGGTCGTTTTGGGCTCTCCTTTTTCGGTGTCACCCCGGAAGTGTCTCTTTTAAGTGAAGGTTATTTAAAAATTATTTTCCCGATTTTTATTTTTAAGGTTTTGGTGAATGTTCAAACAGGAATTTTTCACGGAATTGGAGATACCAAAACCCCACTGGTTATCGTTACCCTTATTAATATTTTACATGTTGGATTTGCGTTCCCATTGATTTATGGATATGGGGGCGTCCCCCAGCTGGGTGTGAAGGGTGCCGCCATCGCTATCGGTTTATCGGAGGGGATGGGTTCCCTGCTTATGTTCGCCCTCATGGTGCGAAAGGGATATCTCCAAAAGGGTCCTCTTCATCCAACGTTGATCCGGAAGATAATCCGGGTTGGATTTCCCGTTTTAGTGGATCGAATCATTCAAAATTCCGGTCAAATGGTTTATGCGAAACTGGTCATCCTTTACGGAACCGCCGCCTATGCGGCTCATCAGGTGGGATTGGCCATTGAAGCCCTTTCCTATATGCCGGGGCATGGTTTTTCCACCGCGGCTTCCACCGCAGTTGGACAAAGTATTGGGGCCAGCAAATACCAAAAAGCGAAAATGGAGAATTGGGAGACCAATCGCCTGGCCATTTTTGTGATGGCAGGGATGGGTTTTCTCTTTTTTTTCTTTCCGTACCTGCTTCTTCGTGCTTTTACGGATGATCCGGAGGTGATCAAATTAGGAACCTTTTTCCTCAAAGTGGTGGCCTTGATTCAAATCCCTTTAGCCATTACCATGGTCCTTTCTGGATCATTAAAAGGGGCGGGGGACACCTCTTACATTCTTCTGGTGACCATTATCGGAATGTGGGTCATCCGCTTGCCCTTATCGTACTTTTTTTCCGTTCACCTTCATCTTGAGATTCTCTATTTGTGGGGGACCATGATCATCGATTGGTTTACCCGAATGACGCTCCTGATCGGGCGATACCGGTCAGAGCGCTGGCAGGAGATCCGTTTATGAAAAAGTTCCCCCGAAAAATTTTCCGCGCTTACCTTTTTATCAGCAGTGTTTTATTTTTAATGGTTTGCCTTCCCGCCAAGGGGTTATCCGAATCAAAGGAGGAAACCCAGTCTCCCGTAAAAGAGGCTTATCTCAAACAGTACTCCAACATTTTTCTGAAAGCAGAAGGGGAGGTGGCAAAAATTCTTTTGGATGATACGAAGGGAACTCCTCATCAACGGTTTATTATCATCACACAAGAGGGGCAGACCATTCTCATTATCCATAACCTCAATCTAGCCCCACGGGTTCCGGTGAAGCATGGATTGAAACTTCGTGTTTACGGGGAATACGAATGGAATCCAAAAGGAGGGGTGATTCATAAGACCCACGATTCCAGACGAAAAGGGGATCCCCACGGATGGGTAGAGATTGTTGATTCGGGGAAGCGGTTTCAATGAAAAAAAAGCTGTAACCTCTTTCTTTGGGCCTTAGGGATGTGATAAAATGGCGAATCATTGCTAATAGGAGGCGTGTAAGAGCCCATGGGTGGGGAAAATCCATATATTTCAAAGGCCGATATTCAGTTACCCAAAAAGGGTTATAAGATAACCTTTGTAGGGATTGAAATCGGGCCCGATAAAACCGTGGCGGTTGATCCGGAAAAAATTCCCTATGGCCCCACAGGTCAACCCGGAAGCCTTTTGGATATTGCCCTCAATTCCGGGGTTGAAATAGAGCATTCCTGCGGGGGGGTTGTGGCCTGCTCTACCTGCCATGTATTGGTCAAAGAAGGTTTAGACACCTGCAACGAGGCCACGGATGATGAGCTGGACCAGTTGGATGAAGCCCCTGGAATTACCTTGCAGTCCCGTTTGGCCTGCCAGTGTGTTCCCAATGGAACACAGGATTTGGTGGTTGAAATTCCCTCCTGGAATAAAAATCTGGTCAAAGAAGGGCATTGATGTCAGTTTTTGTCATTTAAAATTCAATTTTAATTTAAAGGTGATTTTTTTGAAAGGAATTCAGGAATTTCCTCCATCTTAACTATTTGAAAAATTTTAGAAAATTAATCCAAAAAAATTTTAAAAAAATGCCCCCCACCCTTGACAGTGCCCCTCCAAATCGGAAATAATTAAAAGAGGCATGACGTCAACATCTTCTCACCCGTTTATTGCCTCCCCCGCATGAAAAATAGATGAAAATCAATAGTTTAAAGAAAATTTATCTTCTTGCCCTCAGCGCCTTTTTTTTCGGAGCTTGTGGCGGAGGAGGAAATGGTGATGGAGGGGGCAACCCGGGCCCAAACCCGATTTTCCAGGCTGCGGTGACCTATGTAACCGGGGCAAAACCTGAAGCGGTGACCTCCGGAGATTTTGACGGGGATGGAAACCAGGATATTGCCGTTGCCAACGATGTTGGAGATTCTGTTACTATCCTTTTAGGAGATGGAGATGGGCCATTTTCTTCATCGGTTACCGTTCCCCTTGCCATAGCTAATTCTTGCCCGGTTGCAATTGCAAGAGGGAACTTCCTTGGGGATAATATCGATGATATTGCTGTTGTTAGTTTTTCCACCGACAAAGTTTCCATTATTAATGGTGATGGTAATAGAAATTTTATAGAGAATAATACCTTTTCCGTGGGGTCCGCCCCTCAAGGGATTTCCGTTGCGGATTTTGACGGAAAGCTTGGTGATGATATTGCGGTGGTAAACTTTGGCGAGGATACCGTTTCAGTCTTGCTAGGAAATGATATTGGTACCTTTGCTCCCCAACCAAAAATTCAATCTGAAAATTTTAAGGGTCCTTTTGGGATTACAGCGGGTGATTTTAATTCCATTTCCAATACCCTTGTAGACCTTGCGGTGGTCAATCAGGCGAATAATTCAGTCGTTAACCTTATAGGGAGTGATACGGTTCGAGGCAGCTTTACTCCTTCCTCCTCAGATCCGGTTGGAAATAGCCCGAGTGCGATTGCGAGCGGGGATTTTGATAATGATGGAAAGTTGGATGTGGTTGTAGCAAATACACAAGATATTCCCGATCCAACCGTTTCTATTTTATGGGGCGATGGAAATGGTTCCTTTTCATCTCCAACCAAAGAATTTACCATGGGTAAACCCTTCTCAGTAGATACGGGTGATCTGGATCAGGATGGAAATTTGGATATTGCCGTTGCCAATCAAGGGGACAATAGCATCTCAATTCTCATGGGCCGGGGTGATCGAACCTTTGAGCCCCAAAAAACCTTTCCAACGGAAACAGCTCCTTCCTCCGTGATTCTCCGGGATTTTAACAAAGACGGTAAATTAGACATGGCCGTTGCCAACTCCGGCAGTGACACTGTCTCTGTCTTCCTCAACGGGTTGTAGAATTTCTCCTTTCTTCATGAATGTGATCCTTCAAAAGAGATTGCAAAAGCGCTCCATTTCTGGCAATTTCAATCCTGATTATGGAACTCAACGAACAACAGCGTTCTGCGGTTGAACATGGGGAAGGGCCCCTACTCATTATTGCCGGTGCGGGAACCGGAAAGACCCGTGTTATCGCCCACCGTATTTCATGGCTCATTGAGCATCAAAAAGCCAAACCCAATGAAATCCTTGCCCTGACCTTTACGGATAAAGCGGCTTTGGAAATGGAGGAGCGGGTGGACCAATTGGTTCCCCTTGGGGGCTTTGGCTATACCATCAGTACTTTCCATGCTTTTGGAGACCGGGTTTTGCGTGATCATGGTTTGGTCCTAGGTCTGAACACTGATTTTAAAGTTTTGTCCAAGGCGGAGCAAACCATCTTTTTTCAAGAGAATCTCTTTCAATTTGATCTCAATTATTACCGCCCTTTAGGAAACCCCACCAAACATATAGAAGCGATTTTGACTTTAATTTCCAGGGCAAAAGACGAGGATGTTTCTCCAGATGAGTATATTTCCTATGCGCATTCGCTCAAAGCGCAGGCTGAGAGCACACCAAAAGATCAAGAACTTCAGGAGAAGGCTCAGGAAGCGGTGGAGTTGGGGCTGGTTTACCAGCAATACCAACGGTTACTTCTACAACAAGGCCTCCTTGATTTTGGTGACCTGGTGGCACTTCCTTTAAGCCTTTTCAGGAACCATTCTTTGATCCTTAAACGTTACCAAAACCGGTTCCGCTGTATCCTCGTGGATGAATTTCAAGACACGAACTATATTCAGTTTCAACTGCTTCATCTTTTGGCTCGGGGCCATCAAAATATCA
Coding sequences:
- a CDS encoding transposase — its product is MARANRHYILHCVWHITHRCHKKEFLLKFDKDKKCWICWLSEAKRRYGLRVLNYVVTSNHIHLLVLDSGEDVIRTSLQLIAGQTAQEFNQRKKRKGAFWEDRYHATAVDSEAHLERCMIYMDLNMVRAWVVSDPVDWPYGGYREIQNPPIRYGRIDREALMQLCGIADEEKLKKTHRQWIEEGLKKSSGKREGCWTESVAMGNEKFVRKIQEQLGYRGKGRRIQEGEVGSEIRESVSSYSPLFGGEKSVLSSENAYFFDA
- a CDS encoding type II toxin-antitoxin system mRNA interferase toxin, RelE/StbE family, with amino-acid sequence MWAIYEHRRVSKQLNSIPNDVLKRYEKWKDIVTISGPQGLLKIKGLRDESLRGEWKGHRSSRLNQQYRVIYKVEKDKVLVEVVSVTPHDYRRK
- a CDS encoding helix-turn-helix transcriptional regulator, encoding MKDYSKAKKRIDVSVGESVRIMRELQELSQNELAELTGIPQSTISAIENDRVQLGIERAKVLARALNCHPAVLVFPGWDVEHESAA
- a CDS encoding MATE family efflux transporter: MFYPTRKKGRGQIRRSMVSLALPVVLSSFLQRSVSVIDIFLVGGLGASAIAAVGISQLMVFFAMAAIWGLSLGTTVVAQAWGAKDFQMARQAAFQSMVIGIGMGLVIGFSGFWGGRFGLSFFGVTPEVSLLSEGYLKIIFPIFIFKVLVNVQTGIFHGIGDTKTPLVIVTLINILHVGFAFPLIYGYGGVPQLGVKGAAIAIGLSEGMGSLLMFALMVRKGYLQKGPLHPTLIRKIIRVGFPVLVDRIIQNSGQMVYAKLVILYGTAAYAAHQVGLAIEALSYMPGHGFSTAASTAVGQSIGASKYQKAKMENWETNRLAIFVMAGMGFLFFFFPYLLLRAFTDDPEVIKLGTFFLKVVALIQIPLAITMVLSGSLKGAGDTSYILLVTIIGMWVIRLPLSYFFSVHLHLEILYLWGTMIIDWFTRMTLLIGRYRSERWQEIRL
- a CDS encoding DUF3465 domain-containing protein gives rise to the protein MKKFPRKIFRAYLFISSVLFLMVCLPAKGLSESKEETQSPVKEAYLKQYSNIFLKAEGEVAKILLDDTKGTPHQRFIIITQEGQTILIIHNLNLAPRVPVKHGLKLRVYGEYEWNPKGGVIHKTHDSRRKGDPHGWVEIVDSGKRFQ
- a CDS encoding 2Fe-2S iron-sulfur cluster-binding protein, producing the protein MGGENPYISKADIQLPKKGYKITFVGIEIGPDKTVAVDPEKIPYGPTGQPGSLLDIALNSGVEIEHSCGGVVACSTCHVLVKEGLDTCNEATDDELDQLDEAPGITLQSRLACQCVPNGTQDLVVEIPSWNKNLVKEGH
- a CDS encoding VCBS repeat-containing protein yields the protein MKINSLKKIYLLALSAFFFGACGGGGNGDGGGNPGPNPIFQAAVTYVTGAKPEAVTSGDFDGDGNQDIAVANDVGDSVTILLGDGDGPFSSSVTVPLAIANSCPVAIARGNFLGDNIDDIAVVSFSTDKVSIINGDGNRNFIENNTFSVGSAPQGISVADFDGKLGDDIAVVNFGEDTVSVLLGNDIGTFAPQPKIQSENFKGPFGITAGDFNSISNTLVDLAVVNQANNSVVNLIGSDTVRGSFTPSSSDPVGNSPSAIASGDFDNDGKLDVVVANTQDIPDPTVSILWGDGNGSFSSPTKEFTMGKPFSVDTGDLDQDGNLDIAVANQGDNSISILMGRGDRTFEPQKTFPTETAPSSVILRDFNKDGKLDMAVANSGSDTVSVFLNGL